The following proteins are co-located in the Phycisphaerales bacterium genome:
- a CDS encoding HDIG domain-containing protein, with protein MPRDPDNTAPATRTGDLARSLRARRPHPGRFSGMGAFVRLLDALAQPSLGLGLFIAALFALVCSAFVIWGRTQPLVAVGRVMDDTRLVRVQMRVPDEEATNQAREIARQATPRVFRPDNAVLEALGNSLSTLPTVLAGAETLDNVDPTIRAEYNLTPETFAAIKAQAFDGHASPEWLSNVGALDTLLRRRPFLESQTWQRALQEGTTSVVALVEENRREEVPKSDLVNLGDRERLTRAADEIARAAGFYGPLHTLVAERLATKVRPTFTFDEAATAQAQATITSGVKPIERISTPGQVIFQRGFVLTQPQHDLFKAEQEFFQEHGRLYYGLARNIAIVSACFAVTLALAGYTYLFCPRVRRNASRMGGIALTLAAALGIAVIGAAQAPQFNIFFAVTPTLMVAMLLAIAYDRRSALAFALLHSVLVCLALRESVGVMAVMITGIACVVWSLKEIRDRNSLFRTSMVSAVGVALATAIFSLIERPISPNILPKVLKEIGVDAGTAGGGALLVGGITLFMLPLIEKVFNVTTGMTLIDLRDPKQPLLKELQFRAPGTYNHSLNVAAVAEAAADAIGADSLLTYVGALYHDVGKMNKPEYFVENQVGGTNKHDKLSPAMSLLVVVGHVKDGMELAREFQLPQKVQHFIEAHHGTTLVEFFYHRARQQALKGKDGMDLDPDDTYVPDEFEFRYPGPKPRNKEVAILMIADAVESAARAMPDPTPSRIDALVRTIANKRLMDGQFDDCELTLKELHIIVESVSRTLTSMYHGRIAYPTGEIETIPAEQRA; from the coding sequence ATGCCCAGAGACCCGGACAACACCGCCCCCGCCACGCGCACCGGTGACCTCGCGCGCAGCCTGCGGGCCCGCCGCCCGCACCCCGGGCGCTTCTCGGGCATGGGCGCCTTCGTCCGGCTGCTCGACGCCCTCGCCCAGCCCAGCCTGGGCCTGGGCCTCTTTATCGCGGCCCTCTTCGCGCTGGTCTGCTCAGCGTTCGTGATCTGGGGACGCACGCAGCCGCTCGTGGCCGTAGGTCGCGTCATGGACGACACCCGCCTGGTCCGCGTGCAGATGCGCGTGCCCGACGAGGAAGCCACCAACCAGGCCCGGGAAATCGCCCGCCAGGCCACCCCCCGCGTCTTCCGCCCCGATAACGCCGTGCTGGAGGCCCTTGGCAACTCCCTGTCCACTCTGCCCACCGTGCTCGCCGGCGCCGAGACCCTCGACAACGTCGACCCCACCATCCGCGCCGAGTACAACCTCACCCCCGAGACCTTCGCGGCCATCAAGGCCCAGGCCTTCGACGGGCACGCCAGCCCCGAGTGGCTCAGCAACGTCGGCGCCCTCGACACCCTGCTCCGCCGCCGCCCGTTCCTGGAAAGCCAGACGTGGCAGCGCGCCCTCCAGGAGGGCACGACCTCCGTCGTTGCCCTGGTGGAAGAGAACCGGCGCGAGGAAGTCCCCAAGTCCGACCTCGTGAACCTCGGCGACCGCGAGCGCCTCACCCGCGCCGCCGACGAGATCGCCCGGGCGGCGGGCTTTTACGGGCCTCTTCACACGCTGGTCGCCGAGCGCCTCGCCACCAAGGTCCGCCCCACCTTCACCTTCGACGAGGCCGCCACCGCCCAGGCGCAGGCCACCATCACCAGCGGCGTCAAGCCCATCGAACGCATCAGCACGCCCGGCCAGGTCATCTTCCAGCGCGGCTTCGTCCTCACCCAGCCCCAGCACGACCTCTTCAAGGCCGAGCAGGAGTTCTTCCAGGAGCACGGCCGGCTCTACTACGGCCTCGCCCGCAATATCGCGATCGTCTCCGCCTGCTTCGCGGTCACCCTCGCCCTCGCCGGCTACACCTACCTCTTCTGCCCCCGCGTCCGCAGGAACGCCAGCCGCATGGGCGGCATCGCCCTCACCCTCGCCGCGGCCCTCGGCATCGCTGTGATCGGCGCCGCCCAGGCCCCGCAGTTCAACATCTTCTTCGCCGTGACCCCCACGCTGATGGTCGCGATGCTGCTGGCGATCGCCTACGACCGCCGCTCCGCCCTCGCCTTCGCCCTGCTGCACTCGGTGCTGGTGTGCCTCGCCCTCCGCGAGTCCGTCGGCGTCATGGCGGTCATGATCACCGGCATCGCCTGCGTGGTGTGGTCGCTCAAGGAGATCCGCGACCGCAACTCGCTCTTCCGCACCTCGATGGTCTCGGCGGTGGGCGTCGCTCTCGCGACCGCCATCTTCAGCCTCATCGAGCGCCCCATCTCCCCCAACATCCTGCCCAAGGTTCTCAAGGAGATCGGCGTCGACGCCGGCACCGCGGGCGGGGGCGCCCTGCTCGTCGGCGGCATCACCCTCTTCATGCTGCCGCTCATCGAGAAGGTCTTCAACGTCACCACCGGCATGACGCTGATCGACCTGCGCGACCCCAAGCAGCCCCTGCTCAAGGAGCTCCAGTTCCGCGCCCCCGGCACCTACAACCACTCGCTCAACGTCGCCGCCGTCGCCGAGGCCGCGGCCGACGCCATCGGCGCCGACAGCCTGCTGACCTACGTCGGCGCCCTCTACCACGACGTGGGCAAGATGAACAAGCCCGAGTACTTCGTCGAGAACCAGGTCGGCGGCACCAACAAGCACGACAAGCTCAGCCCCGCCATGTCCCTGCTCGTGGTCGTCGGGCACGTCAAGGACGGCATGGAGCTCGCCCGCGAGTTCCAGCTCCCCCAGAAGGTCCAGCACTTCATCGAGGCCCACCACGGCACCACCCTCGTCGAGTTCTTCTACCACCGCGCCCGCCAGCAGGCCCTCAAGGGCAAGGACGGCATGGACCTCGACCCCGACGACACCTATGTGCCCGACGAGTTCGAGTTCCGCTACCCCGGCCCCAAGCCCCGCAACAAGGAAGTCGCGATCCTCATGATCGCCGACGCCGTCGAGTCCGCCGCCCGCGCCATGCCCGACCCCACCCCCTCGCGCATCGACGCCCTCGTCCGCACCATCGCCAACAAGCGACTCATGGACGGCCAGTTCGACGACTGCGAGCTCACCCTCAAGGAGCTCCACATCATCGTCGAGTCCGTCTCCCGCACCCTCACCAGCATGTACCACGGGCGCATCGCCTACCCCACCGGCGAAATCGAGACGATCCCCGCCGAACAGCGCGCGTGA